From Fibrobacterota bacterium, a single genomic window includes:
- the tssH gene encoding type VI secretion system ATPase TssH, with the protein MIATSVRSILEKLNKYTKGLLEGAVGAAVTRSHYEIIASHVLAQALEEGKGDLAYILAYFKVNGALFKNALNQDLKELRMGNTGKPVFSPTFMTLLEAAWAEASLNLGESQIRGAALVLALKRMPSLMSPGLQDQFALISTETLLAKFAEITAQSKETEEAPAGGKNGDGSPAEGSNLARFTTNFTEMARQGKVDPIFGRDNEIRMVVDILSRRRKNNPIMVGEAGVGKTAVIEGLALRIAQGQVPDILKNVEIRGLDMGLMAAGAGVRGEFENRLKGVIKEVKSSTTPIILFIDETHTIIGAGGEAGQNDAANLLKPEMARGELKIMGATTLTEFRKYFEKDPAMARRFQMVKVEEPDPETAAIMLRGLRVNYEKFHGVKITYEGIKAACELSHKYIAGRQLPDKAVDLLDTAAARVKMGLTAKPPVLVNLDQAIENLKIEIATLEKDDASGALPDREVLAKAKSRLENVQGETKEVEDRWKKELEAVKEIIALQDRISAGKAAADAAKPGADGKATGAAPAAAKDAKANAAKAAEPLTPEQEASLREELDAKWKALEAMQGEEPMVHAHVAPEVIAQIIGEWTGIPAGNMLKNEAQALLDLEMTINQRVVGQEMGVAEMASTLRGAKLGLGNPEAPMGVFLVTGPSGVGKTEVARAISDILFGGEKFVVTINMSEYQDSMSVTQLKGASAGYVGYGDGGVLTEGVRRRPYTVVILDEVEKAHKDVLNMFYQVFDKGMLRDGEGRDINFRNTVIIMTSNLGLETITNMHILSQDRSLDEYREAILGELTAHFAPALLGRCKVVPFLPLDAEVLKRIVMLKLMKLGKRLMEKHKLAFAVAPEVVRDIVVLCTTSQSGARNIDTVIDQKLMPLISGYILRHMAEEKTYTHLFLYSDGQGGFACNFSVGDFVLPPELSEEGSGESEGQEGGETQVLAKEAAAE; encoded by the coding sequence ATGATCGCCACTTCCGTCCGTTCCATCCTCGAGAAGCTGAACAAGTACACCAAAGGCCTCCTGGAAGGCGCGGTGGGCGCGGCGGTGACGCGATCCCATTACGAGATCATCGCCAGCCACGTCTTGGCCCAGGCCCTGGAAGAAGGCAAGGGCGATCTCGCCTACATCCTGGCCTATTTCAAGGTGAACGGCGCGCTCTTCAAGAACGCCTTGAACCAGGACTTGAAGGAGTTGCGGATGGGCAATACCGGCAAGCCGGTGTTCTCCCCCACCTTCATGACCCTTTTGGAAGCCGCTTGGGCGGAAGCCTCCCTGAACCTCGGTGAATCCCAAATCCGCGGCGCCGCGCTGGTGCTCGCCCTCAAGCGCATGCCTTCCTTGATGTCCCCGGGGCTCCAGGATCAGTTCGCCCTCATCAGCACGGAAACCTTGCTCGCCAAGTTCGCCGAGATCACGGCGCAGTCGAAGGAAACGGAAGAAGCCCCCGCGGGCGGCAAGAACGGCGACGGCTCCCCCGCCGAGGGAAGCAACCTGGCGCGGTTCACGACCAACTTCACCGAAATGGCCCGGCAGGGAAAGGTCGATCCCATCTTCGGGCGCGACAACGAGATCCGCATGGTGGTCGACATCCTCTCGCGCCGCCGCAAGAACAATCCCATCATGGTGGGCGAAGCGGGCGTAGGCAAGACCGCGGTGATCGAAGGCCTGGCCTTGCGCATCGCCCAAGGCCAAGTGCCGGACATCCTGAAGAACGTGGAGATCCGCGGGCTGGACATGGGCCTGATGGCCGCCGGCGCGGGCGTGCGTGGCGAATTCGAGAACCGCCTGAAGGGCGTCATCAAGGAAGTCAAATCCTCGACTACGCCCATCATCCTCTTTATCGACGAGACGCACACCATCATCGGGGCGGGCGGCGAAGCGGGCCAGAACGATGCGGCCAACCTGCTCAAGCCGGAAATGGCGCGCGGGGAATTGAAGATCATGGGCGCCACCACGCTCACGGAATTCCGCAAGTACTTCGAAAAGGATCCGGCCATGGCCCGCCGCTTCCAGATGGTCAAGGTGGAAGAGCCCGATCCCGAGACCGCGGCCATCATGCTCCGCGGCCTCAGGGTCAATTACGAGAAGTTCCACGGGGTGAAGATCACCTACGAGGGCATCAAGGCGGCTTGCGAGCTGTCCCACAAATACATCGCCGGGCGGCAATTGCCGGACAAAGCGGTGGACCTGCTCGATACCGCGGCGGCCCGCGTGAAGATGGGCCTCACGGCCAAGCCTCCGGTGCTGGTCAACCTGGACCAGGCCATCGAGAACCTGAAGATCGAGATCGCCACCTTGGAGAAGGACGATGCCTCGGGCGCCTTGCCCGATCGCGAAGTCTTGGCCAAGGCCAAGTCGCGCCTGGAAAACGTCCAGGGCGAGACGAAGGAAGTGGAAGATCGCTGGAAGAAGGAACTGGAAGCGGTGAAGGAGATCATCGCCTTGCAGGATCGGATTTCCGCGGGCAAAGCGGCCGCGGATGCGGCCAAGCCCGGAGCCGACGGGAAAGCCACGGGAGCCGCCCCGGCCGCCGCCAAGGATGCCAAGGCAAACGCCGCGAAGGCCGCGGAGCCCCTCACCCCCGAACAGGAAGCCTCCCTGCGCGAGGAGTTGGACGCCAAATGGAAGGCCCTCGAAGCCATGCAGGGCGAGGAGCCCATGGTGCATGCCCACGTCGCCCCCGAGGTGATCGCCCAGATCATCGGCGAATGGACCGGCATTCCCGCGGGCAATATGCTTAAGAACGAGGCCCAGGCCTTGCTCGATTTGGAAATGACCATCAACCAACGCGTGGTGGGCCAGGAAATGGGCGTGGCCGAAATGGCCTCCACCCTGCGCGGGGCCAAGCTGGGCCTGGGCAATCCGGAAGCCCCCATGGGCGTGTTCCTTGTGACCGGCCCTTCGGGCGTGGGCAAGACCGAGGTGGCGCGCGCCATATCGGACATCCTCTTCGGCGGCGAGAAATTCGTGGTCACCATCAACATGAGCGAATACCAGGACAGCATGTCGGTGACCCAGTTGAAGGGCGCCAGCGCCGGCTACGTGGGCTACGGGGACGGGGGCGTCCTGACGGAAGGCGTGCGGCGCCGGCCCTATACCGTGGTCATCCTGGACGAGGTCGAAAAGGCGCATAAGGACGTGCTGAACATGTTCTACCAGGTGTTCGACAAGGGCATGCTGCGGGACGGCGAAGGCCGGGACATCAACTTCCGCAATACCGTCATCATCATGACCAGTAATCTTGGTTTGGAAACCATCACCAACATGCATATCCTGAGCCAGGATCGGTCCCTGGACGAATACCGCGAGGCCATCCTGGGCGAACTCACCGCCCATTTCGCCCCCGCCCTGCTCGGCCGTTGCAAGGTGGTCCCCTTCCTGCCCCTGGATGCCGAGGTGCTCAAGCGCATCGTCATGCTCAAGCTGATGAAGTTGGGCAAGCGGCTGATGGAAAAGCACAAGCTGGCCTTCGCGGTGGCGCCGGAAGTGGTGCGCGACATCGTGGTGCTGTGCACCACCTCCCAGAGCGGCGCGCGCAACATCGATACCGTCATCGATCAGAAGCTGATGCCGCTGATCTCGGGCTATATCCTGCGGCATATGGCGGAAGAGAAGACCTACACCCATCTGTTCCTGTACTCGGACGGCCAGGGCGGCTTCGCCTGCAACTTCTCGGTGGGCGATTTCGTGTTGCCCCCGGAACTTTCCGAAGAGGGTTCGGGAGAATCGGAGGGCCAGGAAGGCGGGGAGACCCAGGTGCTGGCGAAAGAAGCGGCCGCCGAATAA
- the tssI gene encoding type VI secretion system tip protein VgrG, which yields MASADTSVFSFKVGTLPLDTFRVIEFIGQEAISECYHFTIRAVAFDTELKFEEGIGVAGTLYVRGADYEVTHYGIITAFTQVPDSDGTVALNFTYEFTLEPRVRRASYTVQSRIFQAKTAPQIVDEVLSDYLEKTQDYKIDVKCEVGSDYPKREFTVQYNESDLDFIQRLLEDEGICYFFDHSGDREVLIITNKKTVLKPLEHTPKLPFRPEMGMHAENGEYVDALNKTMRWMSGAHTVLKDYNYRTPETPVIGLVDMKGTTGKFYHYGDHMKTSEEAKRLAQIRAEMFFCQREIYRGTGIARAMQTGRRYTLEKADAEGFNGEYLLVRVTHLGDMGGEAAGNHSFEAIPAAVQFRPQLKTAKPKAPGILTAKVDGQKGSYAYIDEEGRYRMKLFFDRSDDKDGKASKSIRLAQPYAGAGYGMHFPLHTETEIAVGFVDGDLDRPIGLGALPNPSKGTPVKAGNKHQNMMKSHSGNSMILEDKEGATGIHFATSGGHKMGFDDSAGTKGFNVKTSGGHTLALDDKGQGISLHTTGGIDLKLDDKGTQVVLDTHGNTITMKDSGANINIKTASGGLSITMDGGGGKIAVAADTEIKLTVGASSLTMGSDGTIKLEGKDVTVKGSASATVDGGPKVLVKGVDAAMKGDGSANVSAPAVTVKADGALTLKGAMVSSEADAVNIVKGGAAVMLNP from the coding sequence ATGGCATCTGCGGACACTTCGGTCTTTTCCTTCAAGGTCGGGACCCTGCCTCTGGACACTTTCCGCGTCATCGAATTCATCGGCCAGGAAGCCATTTCGGAGTGCTACCACTTCACCATCCGCGCCGTGGCCTTCGACACTGAGCTCAAGTTCGAAGAAGGCATCGGGGTGGCGGGAACCCTGTACGTGCGCGGGGCGGATTACGAGGTCACCCATTACGGGATCATCACCGCATTCACCCAGGTGCCGGACAGCGACGGCACGGTGGCCTTGAACTTCACCTACGAGTTCACCCTGGAGCCGCGCGTGCGCCGGGCTTCTTACACCGTGCAAAGCCGGATTTTCCAGGCTAAAACCGCGCCGCAAATCGTGGATGAAGTGCTCTCCGATTACCTGGAAAAGACTCAGGACTACAAGATCGACGTAAAGTGCGAGGTAGGCTCGGATTACCCGAAGCGCGAGTTCACCGTGCAGTACAACGAGTCCGATCTGGACTTCATCCAGCGGCTGCTCGAAGACGAAGGCATCTGCTACTTCTTCGACCATTCCGGAGATCGCGAAGTCCTTATCATCACCAACAAGAAAACCGTGTTGAAACCGCTGGAACATACGCCGAAACTCCCCTTCCGCCCGGAAATGGGCATGCATGCCGAGAACGGCGAATACGTGGACGCCCTCAACAAGACCATGCGCTGGATGAGCGGAGCCCACACCGTCCTCAAGGACTACAACTACCGCACGCCCGAGACGCCCGTAATCGGCCTGGTCGACATGAAGGGGACGACCGGAAAATTTTACCATTACGGCGATCACATGAAGACATCCGAGGAGGCCAAGCGCTTGGCCCAGATCCGGGCCGAGATGTTCTTCTGCCAGCGCGAAATCTACCGGGGCACGGGCATCGCGCGGGCCATGCAGACCGGCCGGCGCTACACCTTGGAGAAGGCCGATGCGGAAGGCTTCAACGGCGAATACCTGCTGGTCCGGGTGACGCATCTGGGGGACATGGGCGGGGAAGCGGCGGGCAATCACAGCTTCGAGGCCATCCCGGCCGCGGTGCAGTTCCGGCCCCAGCTGAAAACCGCCAAGCCCAAGGCCCCCGGCATCCTCACCGCCAAGGTGGACGGGCAGAAAGGCTCCTACGCCTATATCGACGAAGAAGGCCGCTATCGCATGAAGCTCTTCTTCGATCGCAGCGACGACAAGGACGGCAAGGCAAGCAAATCCATCCGCCTGGCCCAACCCTATGCGGGCGCCGGCTACGGCATGCACTTCCCCCTCCATACCGAGACCGAAATCGCGGTCGGCTTCGTGGACGGCGATTTGGACCGGCCCATCGGCCTGGGGGCCCTGCCCAATCCATCCAAGGGAACGCCGGTGAAGGCGGGCAACAAGCATCAGAACATGATGAAGTCCCATTCCGGCAATTCCATGATCCTGGAGGACAAGGAAGGCGCGACGGGAATCCATTTCGCCACCTCGGGCGGCCATAAGATGGGTTTCGACGATTCCGCCGGCACCAAGGGTTTCAACGTGAAGACCTCGGGAGGGCATACCCTCGCGCTCGACGATAAGGGGCAGGGCATTTCCCTGCATACCACCGGGGGCATCGATCTCAAGTTGGACGACAAAGGCACCCAAGTGGTTTTGGACACCCATGGCAACACCATTACCATGAAGGACAGCGGCGCCAACATCAACATCAAGACCGCCTCCGGGGGCCTGAGCATCACCATGGACGGGGGCGGCGGGAAAATCGCCGTCGCCGCCGATACCGAGATCAAGCTGACCGTGGGGGCCAGCAGCCTCACCATGGGCAGCGACGGCACCATCAAGCTGGAAGGCAAGGACGTGACGGTGAAAGGCTCGGCCAGCGCCACCGTGGACGGAGGACCAAAAGTATTGGTCAAGGGCGTGGACGCCGCCATGAAGGGCGATGGCTCGGCTAACGTTTCCGCCCCCGCCGTGACGGTCAAGGCCGACGGGGCCCTGACCCTGAAAGGGGCCATGGTCTCCTCGGAAGCCGACGCGGTGAACATCGTGAAGGGCGGCGCCGCCGTCATGCTTAACCCTTAA
- a CDS encoding DUF2169 domain-containing protein, with translation MQSAPATPVRPKPETVFLPGQDGEGAPVFSILLKRSYALKADGTLVRAEIDEPLRKIDEYWDKGDPETATVKFEADLAPFKERTDLVFIGKAHAPAGKPVTVLDAGIQVDGSGRKLIRVFGDRKCAYRQGLPPLFSEPQPFTEMEIRYENAYGGKDETSLPDMPLFYPRNPMGKGLALKNTREIVHGMALPNLEDPEDLLTPERLILDLPEGWRLQPMPQGLGWYPRTCYPRSFFAGSIPPFLLPEALTKEEHLGLVPKNHIALARSLKLPAFHPRFNNGASPGLALPRLSGGETVRLRNLTPEGLMQFALPVEKPSVSIDMGLGRKSPEAVLDTVCIRGEDMQVDLVWRASVGYPGIDWLPEMTKLEVGVE, from the coding sequence ATGCAGTCCGCCCCCGCGACGCCCGTACGGCCCAAGCCGGAAACCGTTTTCCTCCCGGGGCAGGACGGGGAAGGCGCGCCGGTTTTTTCGATCCTGCTCAAGCGCAGCTATGCCTTGAAAGCGGATGGAACCCTGGTGCGTGCCGAGATCGATGAACCCTTGCGGAAGATCGACGAATATTGGGACAAGGGCGATCCCGAAACCGCCACCGTGAAATTCGAAGCGGACCTGGCCCCTTTCAAGGAACGAACCGATCTGGTCTTTATTGGCAAGGCCCATGCGCCCGCGGGCAAGCCGGTCACCGTCCTGGACGCCGGCATCCAGGTGGATGGCAGCGGGCGCAAGCTGATCCGCGTCTTCGGGGATCGCAAATGCGCCTATCGGCAAGGCCTGCCGCCGCTATTCAGCGAACCGCAGCCGTTCACGGAGATGGAGATCCGCTACGAGAACGCCTATGGCGGCAAGGATGAAACCAGCCTCCCGGACATGCCTCTCTTCTATCCGCGCAATCCCATGGGGAAGGGCCTGGCCCTGAAGAACACGCGAGAGATCGTGCATGGGATGGCCTTGCCCAACCTCGAGGATCCGGAAGACCTGCTTACGCCGGAGCGATTGATCCTGGATCTGCCGGAGGGATGGCGCCTGCAACCCATGCCGCAAGGGCTGGGCTGGTATCCGCGCACCTGCTATCCGCGCAGCTTCTTCGCCGGCTCCATCCCGCCCTTCCTGCTGCCGGAGGCCCTCACCAAGGAAGAGCATCTGGGGCTGGTGCCCAAGAACCATATCGCGCTGGCCCGCAGCCTCAAGCTCCCCGCCTTCCATCCCCGCTTCAATAACGGCGCCTCGCCCGGCCTGGCCCTGCCGCGCTTGTCCGGAGGGGAAACCGTGCGGTTACGTAACCTCACGCCTGAGGGTCTGATGCAATTCGCCTTGCCCGTCGAGAAGCCATCCGTTTCCATAGATATGGGGCTGGGCCGGAAATCGCCCGAGGCGGTCTTGGATACGGTCTGCATACGCGGGGAGGACATGCAGGTGGATCTGGTATGGCGCGCCAGCGTGGGCTATCCCGGGATCGATTGGCTGCCGGAAATGACCAAGCTGGAAGTGGGCGTAGAATGA
- a CDS encoding DUF2169 domain-containing protein yields the protein MNAEAATAATAEDRKVRKVFLPGQSPEGKPIYSLLLKRTYDIRAGQCVRAKEDRKLFPADVHWADPMNSSVRFESDFIPFKLRTDVAFNGKAYSAGGVPVQSLTAALTVGTARKEVLVVGDRLCRWMEGGRIAATSPEPFAVMDLRYENAYGGVDLHSDPALPFGYPRNPLGKGFVVKATPKTLRDLHLPNVEDPKVRLGAGNLCIQELKNWEKQPMPAGLGWFPKLWRPRALLAGTMPGDVELEEELRTAYASVLPADQKELYLKHRLPKMDFRFFNGASQGLDFPYLTGTEKIVLENLMPEGRMEFTLPGERPKVHIDIGLGPQEPESVLHTVQIHGEESQVDLVWRAAIPYPGTDWLPQMTKLELTLT from the coding sequence ATGAACGCGGAGGCGGCGACGGCAGCAACGGCGGAAGACCGGAAGGTCCGCAAGGTTTTCCTTCCGGGGCAATCTCCCGAAGGCAAGCCGATCTACAGCCTGCTCTTGAAACGGACGTACGACATACGGGCGGGCCAGTGCGTAAGGGCCAAGGAGGATCGCAAGCTCTTCCCCGCCGACGTACATTGGGCCGATCCCATGAATTCGTCCGTGCGCTTCGAATCGGACTTCATCCCTTTCAAGCTGCGTACCGACGTGGCCTTCAACGGCAAAGCCTATTCGGCGGGCGGCGTCCCGGTGCAAAGCCTCACGGCCGCGCTTACCGTCGGAACGGCCCGCAAGGAAGTCCTGGTGGTCGGGGATCGCTTGTGCCGCTGGATGGAAGGGGGACGCATCGCCGCCACTTCTCCCGAACCCTTCGCGGTCATGGATCTCCGCTATGAGAACGCCTACGGCGGCGTGGATCTGCATTCCGATCCGGCCTTGCCCTTCGGCTACCCGCGCAACCCGCTCGGGAAAGGCTTCGTGGTGAAGGCCACGCCCAAGACCTTGCGCGATTTGCATTTGCCCAACGTGGAGGATCCGAAGGTCCGCCTGGGAGCGGGTAACCTTTGCATCCAAGAGCTCAAGAACTGGGAGAAGCAACCCATGCCGGCGGGGCTGGGTTGGTTCCCGAAGCTATGGCGCCCGCGGGCCCTTTTGGCCGGCACCATGCCCGGCGACGTGGAACTCGAAGAAGAGTTGCGCACCGCCTATGCTTCCGTGCTGCCGGCGGATCAGAAGGAATTGTACCTGAAGCACCGGCTGCCCAAGATGGATTTCCGTTTCTTCAACGGCGCTTCCCAGGGCCTCGATTTCCCTTACCTTACCGGCACGGAGAAGATCGTCCTGGAGAATCTCATGCCGGAAGGCCGTATGGAATTCACGCTTCCGGGCGAAAGGCCCAAGGTGCATATCGATATCGGGCTGGGCCCGCAGGAGCCGGAAAGCGTATTGCATACGGTCCAGATCCACGGCGAAGAATCCCAGGTGGATCTGGTTTGGCGCGCGGCCATCCCCTACCCGGGCACGGATTGGCTGCCGCAAATGACCAAGCTGGAACTCACCCTAACATGA
- a CDS encoding RHS repeat protein yields MSQGKASAGHPVDVASGTLFSRYKDVSIRGKFELFWERYYSTGMRDERGGPFGPGWACPLFMTLTRDDAGYAMKDGDGALILFPDPKGEVEKGGTIRNLTVFHEIAKRGIDYVVTRWSPNDVDVECFVFRGVVKGKPWPLIAIEDPTGQGLDLGYTQEGQLREVKQRTEGISLLVEYGAGRKVAALHLTADGTARETVARYEYDAQGLLSAAFDALGMADRYEYDREGRMTREMAKDGGVFAFKFDGESRCVRASGIDGYDAKSIRYFPNIGFTEVTDSMGAVTRYQWLPTGQVVLKINPLGHMKKTEFDELGRIAVETDEGGAVTKYGFDAYGNRDKLTDAMGLTATTIYNPGHLPIAMIDKAGNEWKWEYDARNRLIAVDSPLELRVEYKYDERGNVIEIKGAEGAKMTQGFSERGRLIWSSDWEGNRTLFQSDPLRRRIRITRPQGGTTEQHYDVLGRLVRLTFPDGTSKSWEYNPVGLVTAATDAMGRTTRYHIGPCRRLFQRTDPDGTQVRYAWGSEPGRLLRIHNQKGEIYSFDHDPAGRVVHEKAFDGREMWFEYDPSGQIAATRTALGQETRFQRDAVGRVAKAVLPDGTEHAFAYNPLGDLLKAENPDCKVEFERNAVGRMLKAAQGGHAVEMGFVAGGLRTRIKTSQGLEAVFGFDGNERLRDLTVNGRKLLRYRRDAEGREAGMLFADTVGLAQAHNLMGNLVGQKVFSGAAMNAEGNWQGPDPFAAATPGTVRRAYQYATDGDLLALKDSRWGLSQFGYDSRERLLRATRDGASSEHFEFDTCDNLVRISDGLQDRRLDYAPGSRLQAAGQTAYAYDDQGRLVSKRVVDGALTREWLFTWNDLDQLRTAITPEGAVWTYRYDALGRRIAKEGPGEKFEYLWDGNKVVEVIRNGETHSSWLWATDGSHRPIASLQGGKAYAVISDHMGTPRELIDENGQVSWSAAPSAWGGRKDGDDGADCPIRFQGQWFDAETGFHYNRFRYYDPETGRFISPDPIGPDGGLNLYAYVANPLSWVDIYGWHGNNASSDNTQHVYEIKDNQTGDTFKYGISGQPMNQDGTSPRANTQVNALNNNPDLAEDKTGIPTDKSRFGPGEDQKDRFTATIVKKGIEGDGDQTAREKALALEQKKVDKYAEKDPDGEGPVGNKRPQPTKSCG; encoded by the coding sequence ATGAGCCAGGGAAAAGCGAGCGCCGGGCATCCGGTAGACGTAGCCAGCGGGACTTTGTTCTCCCGTTATAAGGACGTCTCCATTCGAGGCAAGTTCGAGCTGTTCTGGGAACGTTACTACAGCACCGGCATGCGGGACGAGCGGGGAGGGCCGTTCGGGCCGGGATGGGCGTGCCCGCTTTTCATGACCTTGACGCGGGATGACGCAGGCTATGCCATGAAAGATGGTGATGGCGCGTTGATCCTTTTTCCGGATCCCAAAGGCGAAGTGGAAAAGGGCGGGACCATCCGCAACCTGACCGTCTTCCATGAGATCGCCAAACGGGGAATCGATTACGTGGTCACCCGTTGGAGCCCGAACGACGTGGACGTGGAATGCTTCGTCTTCCGCGGCGTCGTAAAGGGGAAACCCTGGCCATTGATCGCCATCGAAGACCCGACCGGCCAAGGCCTCGATTTGGGCTACACCCAGGAAGGCCAACTGCGGGAAGTCAAGCAACGGACCGAGGGCATTTCCCTGCTGGTGGAATACGGGGCCGGCCGCAAGGTGGCCGCCTTGCATCTCACCGCCGACGGGACCGCGCGGGAAACGGTCGCGCGCTACGAGTACGATGCGCAGGGATTGCTCTCCGCCGCCTTCGATGCCCTGGGCATGGCGGACCGCTACGAATACGATCGGGAAGGCCGCATGACCCGCGAAATGGCCAAGGACGGCGGCGTATTCGCCTTCAAGTTCGACGGGGAAAGCCGGTGCGTGCGGGCATCGGGGATCGACGGATACGATGCCAAAAGCATCCGCTACTTCCCCAATATCGGCTTCACCGAGGTCACCGACAGCATGGGAGCGGTGACGCGCTACCAGTGGCTCCCTACGGGCCAGGTCGTGCTCAAGATCAATCCCTTGGGCCACATGAAGAAGACCGAGTTCGATGAGCTCGGCCGCATCGCGGTGGAAACCGATGAGGGCGGAGCCGTAACGAAGTACGGTTTCGACGCCTACGGCAACCGCGACAAGCTCACCGATGCCATGGGCCTGACCGCGACGACGATCTATAATCCGGGGCATCTGCCCATAGCCATGATCGACAAGGCCGGCAACGAGTGGAAGTGGGAGTACGATGCCCGCAACCGCCTGATCGCCGTCGATAGCCCGCTGGAATTGCGCGTCGAGTACAAGTACGACGAACGCGGGAACGTCATCGAGATCAAGGGCGCCGAAGGCGCCAAGATGACGCAGGGATTTTCCGAACGGGGACGGCTGATTTGGTCCTCGGACTGGGAAGGCAACCGCACGCTGTTCCAATCCGATCCCTTGCGCCGCCGCATCCGCATCACGCGCCCCCAAGGCGGGACCACGGAACAGCATTACGATGTCCTGGGGCGGCTGGTACGCTTGACCTTCCCCGATGGCACGTCCAAGTCCTGGGAATACAATCCCGTAGGCTTGGTCACTGCGGCCACCGATGCCATGGGCCGGACCACCCGTTATCATATCGGCCCTTGCCGGCGCCTGTTCCAGCGCACCGATCCGGACGGGACCCAGGTGCGTTATGCCTGGGGCAGCGAACCGGGACGCCTGCTCCGCATCCACAATCAGAAAGGCGAGATCTATTCCTTCGACCATGATCCCGCCGGGCGCGTGGTGCATGAAAAAGCCTTCGACGGCCGCGAAATGTGGTTCGAGTACGATCCCTCCGGCCAGATCGCGGCCACGCGCACGGCCTTGGGCCAGGAGACCCGCTTCCAACGCGATGCAGTCGGCCGGGTAGCCAAGGCCGTACTACCGGACGGCACCGAACACGCCTTCGCCTACAATCCGCTCGGGGATCTCCTCAAGGCGGAGAACCCCGATTGCAAGGTGGAGTTCGAGCGCAACGCGGTGGGCCGCATGCTCAAGGCTGCCCAAGGCGGGCATGCGGTGGAAATGGGCTTCGTGGCGGGCGGGCTGCGCACGCGCATCAAGACCAGCCAAGGCTTGGAAGCCGTGTTCGGATTCGACGGGAATGAACGCCTTCGGGATCTCACCGTCAACGGACGCAAACTGCTCCGCTATCGCCGGGACGCGGAAGGCCGGGAAGCGGGCATGCTCTTCGCCGATACCGTGGGACTGGCCCAAGCGCATAACCTCATGGGCAATCTCGTGGGCCAGAAGGTGTTCAGCGGTGCGGCCATGAACGCGGAAGGGAATTGGCAAGGTCCCGATCCCTTCGCGGCCGCCACCCCGGGGACCGTGCGTAGGGCCTACCAATACGCCACCGACGGGGATTTGCTGGCCCTTAAGGATAGCCGTTGGGGGCTTTCGCAGTTCGGCTACGATTCCCGCGAACGACTGCTGCGCGCCACGCGCGACGGAGCCTCATCCGAGCATTTCGAATTCGATACTTGCGACAACCTGGTCCGCATTTCCGATGGCCTGCAGGACCGCCGCCTCGACTATGCCCCCGGCAGCCGGCTCCAGGCCGCCGGCCAAACGGCCTATGCCTATGACGATCAGGGGCGCCTGGTTTCCAAACGGGTCGTCGACGGCGCGCTGACGCGGGAGTGGCTCTTTACCTGGAACGACTTGGATCAGCTTCGCACCGCCATCACGCCCGAGGGCGCGGTCTGGACTTACCGTTACGACGCCCTGGGCCGCCGCATCGCCAAGGAAGGCCCCGGGGAAAAATTCGAATACCTGTGGGACGGCAACAAGGTGGTCGAGGTCATCCGCAACGGCGAAACCCATTCCTCCTGGCTTTGGGCCACGGACGGCTCCCATCGGCCCATCGCCAGCCTGCAAGGCGGCAAGGCCTACGCCGTGATTTCCGACCACATGGGCACGCCGCGGGAACTGATCGACGAAAATGGCCAGGTTTCCTGGTCCGCGGCGCCCTCCGCCTGGGGCGGGCGCAAGGACGGCGACGATGGCGCGGACTGCCCGATCCGATTCCAAGGGCAATGGTTCGACGCGGAGACGGGCTTCCATTACAACCGCTTCCGGTATTACGATCCGGAAACGGGGCGTTTTATCAGCCCGGATCCCATCGGCCCGGACGGCGGCCTCAATCTTTACGCCTACGTGGCGAATCCCCTGAGTTGGGTGGATATCTACGGATGGCACGGCAACAACGCCTCCTCTGACAACACCCAGCACGTTTACGAGATCAAGGACAACCAAACCGGCGATACCTTTAAGTACGGCATCAGCGGCCAGCCGATGAACCAGGATGGGACTTCGCCTCGGGCGAATACGCAAGTCAACGCGTTGAACAACAATCCTGACCTGGCCGAGGATAAGACCGGTATTCCGACAGACAAGTCCCGTTTCGGACCGGGAGAGGACCAAAAAGACCGCTTTACGGCCACTATCGTGAAAAAGGGCATCGAGGGCGACGGCGACCAGACGGCCCGGGAAAAGGCGCTGGCTTTGGAGCAGAAAAAGGTCGATAAATACGCGGAAAAGGATCCGGATGGCGAAGGGCCCGTCGGGAACAAGCGCCCGCAGCCCACGAAATCCTGCGGTTGA